The following are encoded together in the Coleofasciculus chthonoplastes PCC 7420 genome:
- a CDS encoding EAL domain-containing response regulator yields the protein MTTILVIEDEKAIHRNLLKLLNAEGFETLSADNGKIGVKLAQTKQPDLIICDILMPGLDGYGVLHILQQDSSTATIPFIFLTAKTKQADMRQGMTLGADDYVTKPFTRAQILSAIAARLQKVKLRQQQSIINPNLPNRRLLQKRFNQLEKPGNQGKLQIFLLSLEIEQLNQLNNTLGLAIGDQLLQAVVERLHRQLGQQDAIAQIGSDHFIILLSRSYHKPESIQIVETLLKAFDLPFQVDSHKIFLSAYIGIAILGRDGRDLDTLIRHASVAREEAKQPGNRRYQFYIASIGAKSQEAFELEIQMRQALERQEFQLYYQPKVNLLTGQIEGAEALVRWNHPQRGIISPVEFIPLAEKTGLIVPLGEWVLRQACHQARVWQDQGIYPLRIAVNLSPRQFNQSNLTNFVVDILHETGLNPHYLELELTESTLVQNPESAIATLQTFKALGIRISIDDFGTGYSALSQLKKFPFDVLKIDRSFVCQLTEDSRDEAITTAILQMARSLKLKVVAEGVETLSQLNFLKGHQCDEIQGYWFSPPLSAEAFADLLSTGKKFPLLSS from the coding sequence ATGACGACGATTTTAGTAATTGAAGACGAAAAAGCCATTCACAGGAATCTACTTAAACTACTGAATGCGGAAGGATTCGAGACGCTCAGTGCCGATAATGGTAAAATCGGTGTGAAATTGGCTCAAACTAAACAACCTGATTTGATTATCTGCGATATCCTGATGCCGGGACTGGATGGTTATGGTGTACTCCATATCCTACAACAAGACTCCTCAACGGCGACGATTCCCTTTATCTTCCTCACCGCCAAGACAAAACAGGCGGATATGCGCCAGGGTATGACATTGGGGGCGGATGATTACGTGACGAAGCCCTTTACTCGCGCCCAAATTCTCAGTGCGATCGCGGCGCGATTACAAAAGGTAAAATTACGCCAACAGCAGTCTATCATCAATCCCAATCTGCCCAATCGTCGGTTACTCCAGAAACGTTTTAATCAGCTAGAGAAACCAGGAAATCAGGGTAAACTCCAGATTTTCCTCTTATCGCTGGAAATTGAACAACTCAACCAACTCAACAATACCCTAGGACTTGCCATTGGTGATCAATTACTCCAAGCCGTTGTCGAACGCTTACACCGTCAGTTAGGACAACAGGATGCGATCGCTCAAATCGGTAGTGATCATTTTATCATTCTCTTGAGTCGAAGTTATCACAAACCTGAGAGTATTCAAATTGTCGAAACCTTGTTAAAGGCGTTTGATTTGCCGTTTCAGGTAGACTCTCATAAAATCTTCCTGTCTGCCTACATTGGTATTGCTATTTTAGGACGTGATGGTCGAGATCTCGACACCCTAATTAGACACGCTAGTGTCGCCAGAGAAGAAGCCAAACAACCGGGAAATCGTCGCTACCAGTTTTATATTGCCTCCATTGGCGCGAAATCGCAAGAAGCCTTTGAGCTAGAAATCCAAATGCGTCAAGCCTTAGAACGGCAGGAGTTTCAGCTTTATTATCAACCGAAAGTAAATCTGCTCACGGGACAAATTGAGGGGGCGGAAGCCTTGGTGCGCTGGAATCATCCCCAACGGGGGATTATTTCGCCCGTTGAGTTTATTCCCTTAGCCGAAAAAACCGGGCTAATTGTGCCATTGGGCGAATGGGTACTCAGACAAGCTTGTCACCAAGCGCGAGTCTGGCAAGATCAGGGAATCTATCCCTTACGGATTGCCGTGAATTTATCGCCCCGTCAGTTTAATCAGTCTAATTTAACCAACTTTGTCGTAGACATCCTCCATGAAACGGGATTGAATCCCCATTATTTAGAATTAGAACTCACCGAAAGTACATTAGTGCAAAATCCCGAATCCGCGATCGCGACATTGCAGACATTCAAGGCTTTGGGTATTCGTATCTCTATTGATGATTTTGGTACAGGCTATTCCGCCTTAAGTCAATTGAAGAAATTCCCATTTGATGTGTTAAAAATTGACCGTTCTTTTGTCTGTCAACTGACCGAAGATAGCCGCGATGAAGCGATTACCACGGCAATTTTACAAATGGCTCGCAGTTTGAAGTTAAAGGTTGTGGCGGAAGGCGTGGAGACGCTAAGTCAATTGAATTTTCTCAAAGGACATCAGTGCGATGAAATCCAGGGGTATTGGTTTAGTCCGCCTTTATCGGCTGAGGCGTTTGCTGATTTGCTGAGTACGGGAAAAAAGTTTCCCCTATTGTCAAGTTAA
- a CDS encoding sensor histidine kinase, which yields MQTIAITLTDDHWLKLQDIATRLDISPETLIMMGVEQILTHTPSSTSASAQQLQESLSEHPQLTSAMDKSQPADAEILNALAQEKQRGDLKSQVLSITAHEFRTPLTTILSTAELLEHYQWTKAEQVEQLHLIQETVQQMLQLLENMQLVGTADGEQLPFTPAPVELHDFCQRLVAQIQQGLTLKHLTNDENQAYTLTFASQVTCLPAMVDEKLMRQMLSNLLSNAMKYSPVGGTIRFSLTREGEKACFEIQDQGIGIPSEDIPHLFDFFYRGNNVGAIAGTGLGLAIVKQCVDLHQGQIDVTSDVGLGTTFTVRLPLISDRQGKMPASADWD from the coding sequence ATGCAAACGATCGCGATTACTCTTACCGATGACCATTGGCTGAAGTTGCAGGATATAGCAACTCGCCTGGATATTTCTCCTGAAACCTTGATTATGATGGGTGTTGAGCAGATCCTCACTCATACGCCATCTTCAACATCAGCGTCAGCACAACAACTACAAGAGAGTCTCTCGGAACACCCTCAACTCACGTCAGCCATGGACAAATCTCAGCCAGCAGACGCCGAAATTCTGAATGCTTTAGCTCAAGAAAAACAACGGGGAGACTTAAAATCTCAGGTTCTATCCATCACTGCTCATGAATTCCGTACCCCTCTGACAACGATTCTGTCTACGGCTGAATTGTTGGAACATTACCAATGGACAAAAGCAGAACAAGTGGAACAGTTGCATCTGATTCAGGAAACAGTACAACAAATGCTGCAATTGCTGGAAAATATGCAGCTTGTCGGTACGGCTGATGGGGAACAACTCCCCTTTACTCCCGCACCTGTGGAACTTCATGACTTTTGTCAACGGTTAGTCGCTCAAATTCAGCAGGGTTTAACTCTCAAACATTTAACCAACGACGAGAATCAAGCCTATACCCTCACCTTTGCTTCTCAAGTGACGTGTTTACCCGCAATGGTGGATGAAAAACTGATGCGACAAATGCTGTCGAACTTGCTATCCAATGCGATGAAATACTCTCCGGTGGGCGGTACGATTCGATTTAGCCTCACCCGTGAGGGAGAGAAGGCTTGCTTTGAGATTCAGGATCAGGGAATTGGTATCCCCTCGGAGGATATACCCCACCTGTTTGATTTTTTCTATCGGGGAAACAATGTGGGCGCGATCGCGGGGACAGGATTGGGGTTAGCGATTGTTAAGCAATGTGTTGATCTGCACCAGGGACAAATTGATGTAACCAGTGACGTTGGCTTAGGTACAACGTTTACGGTTCGCTTACCCTTGATCAGCGATCGCCAGGGAAAAATGCCAGCATCAGCAGACTGGGATTAG
- a CDS encoding IS630 family transposase translates to MNIIDELANFINQTKETKEIKRALAVKMILEGKSYREVKELLKVSHSFISQWKNQALFQGVESLKLQYKGRAGYLKSEEKEQTIQWLREQDYLRLSDLQKYLQEQYNVVFESNQSYYSLFKEAQVSWKKTQKKNPAKNDELVKAKKKEIEARLEKWKPEIEAGSRTVLRLDECHLLWGDLLGYAWGRTDARIEVPLKNEKERQTYYGALDYQTKEFIVKEYKSGNSENTIDFIEYLQRKRPGKKLSIFWDGATYHDSKQFREYLKTINQDLSEEDWLISCTKFAPNAPEQNPVEDIWLQVKTFIRQFYHLCSSFKIVKWLFKFFADGQIFDFPKIFQYGKLPQSI, encoded by the coding sequence ATGAACATTATAGATGAATTGGCTAATTTTATCAATCAGACAAAAGAGACCAAAGAAATTAAAAGAGCCTTGGCGGTAAAAATGATTTTGGAAGGAAAATCTTATCGTGAAGTCAAAGAACTATTAAAAGTTTCTCACAGTTTTATCAGCCAATGGAAAAATCAAGCGCTTTTTCAGGGTGTAGAAAGTTTAAAGCTTCAATATAAAGGTAGAGCAGGTTACTTAAAATCTGAAGAAAAAGAGCAAACAATTCAGTGGTTGAGAGAACAAGATTATCTAAGATTATCAGACTTGCAGAAGTATTTGCAGGAGCAATATAATGTAGTTTTTGAGTCCAATCAAAGTTATTATAGCTTATTTAAAGAGGCTCAAGTGAGTTGGAAAAAGACTCAAAAAAAGAATCCGGCTAAAAATGATGAATTAGTCAAAGCTAAAAAAAAAGAAATAGAGGCAAGGCTAGAAAAATGGAAACCGGAAATAGAAGCTGGAAGCCGGACGGTGCTTAGGCTTGACGAATGTCATCTGCTGTGGGGTGATTTGTTAGGTTATGCGTGGGGAAGAACAGATGCAAGAATAGAAGTCCCTCTCAAAAATGAAAAAGAAAGACAGACTTATTATGGGGCTTTAGATTATCAAACCAAAGAGTTTATAGTCAAAGAATATAAAAGTGGAAACAGCGAAAATACAATCGATTTCATCGAATATTTACAAAGGAAACGACCCGGAAAAAAATTATCGATATTTTGGGATGGTGCAACTTACCATGATTCCAAGCAGTTTCGAGAATACTTAAAGACAATTAATCAAGATTTATCAGAGGAAGACTGGTTGATAAGTTGTACGAAATTTGCTCCGAACGCTCCCGAACAAAATCCAGTCGAAGATATTTGGTTGCAAGTTAAAACTTTCATTAGACAATTTTATCATCTTTGCAGCTCTTTTAAAATAGTTAAGTGGTTATTTAAGTTTTTTGCTGATGGTCAAATATTCGATTTTCCCAAAATATTTCAGTATGGAAAATTGCCACAATCTATTTAG
- a CDS encoding CP12 domain-containing protein — protein MMMKAQDIMTTDVVTIRGSATVADAVDLMNDMGLRALIVDRRHDQDAYGIVTETDIVYKVIAYGKDPKKVRVYEIMNKPCIVVNPNLGVEYVARLFANTGIRRAPVIKDKLLGIISITDILAKGDFLDKPKSVLLEDEIRKAVEEARAVCAQKGPTSKECAAAWDIVEELQAEAAHQRAEKPSQTAFEEYCEEYPEALESRMYDS, from the coding sequence ATGATGATGAAGGCTCAAGACATCATGACCACCGATGTGGTCACCATTCGCGGTTCAGCCACCGTAGCTGATGCTGTGGATTTGATGAACGATATGGGTCTACGGGCTTTAATTGTAGATCGCCGCCATGACCAAGATGCTTATGGCATCGTCACGGAAACGGATATTGTTTATAAAGTGATTGCCTATGGCAAAGACCCCAAAAAAGTGCGGGTTTATGAAATTATGAATAAGCCCTGCATTGTGGTCAATCCTAACCTCGGTGTAGAATACGTGGCGCGATTGTTTGCCAATACAGGCATTCGCCGCGCTCCAGTGATCAAGGACAAACTCCTGGGTATTATCTCTATTACCGATATTCTGGCTAAAGGAGACTTTCTCGATAAACCCAAGAGCGTACTTCTTGAAGACGAAATCCGCAAAGCGGTAGAAGAAGCACGGGCTGTCTGCGCCCAAAAAGGACCAACCTCTAAAGAATGTGCCGCCGCCTGGGATATTGTGGAAGAACTGCAAGCGGAAGCGGCACACCAACGGGCAGAGAAACCCTCCCAAACAGCGTTTGAGGAATATTGCGAAGAGTATCCGGAAGCCCTGGAATCTCGAATGTATGACAGTTAA
- a CDS encoding SIMPL domain-containing protein (The SIMPL domain is named for its presence in mouse protein SIMPL (signalling molecule that associates with mouse pelle-like kinase). Bacterial member BP26, from Brucella, was shown to assemble into a channel-like structure, while YggE from E. coli has been associated with resistance to oxidative stress.), with amino-acid sequence MSSLVVAVITTSFIPNPGNTETISNDSTPDARQISQLFYPPPSEEPTFRVIGKGRASQPADKASLLFKFARNYPSPPEGVLSQFEPSEEAITLEMLQPILDALQAIGVSDQAIDLEILEPSGSFLPFPFPSTATEGGAQLVVTVDNPNRDRLEEIVNTATDAASPIEEILISTVNVEYAVNNCQALVQAAYQSAVEDAQNRANSLAAAMGTQLRLVPSVAEPFYEVFLPGCDSEGNLPFGNTTSSVYDPDNPVEVTVNKDIFVTYTGR; translated from the coding sequence ATGTCATCTTTGGTTGTCGCTGTTATCACTACAAGTTTCATTCCTAATCCAGGTAATACTGAGACTATCAGTAACGACTCAACGCCCGATGCTCGTCAAATCAGCCAGTTATTTTATCCGCCACCCAGCGAAGAACCGACGTTTCGGGTGATTGGCAAAGGTCGAGCCAGCCAACCTGCTGATAAAGCTAGTCTCCTGTTTAAATTTGCCAGAAACTATCCGTCGCCGCCAGAGGGAGTCTTGTCTCAATTTGAACCCTCAGAAGAAGCAATCACTCTAGAGATGTTGCAACCCATTCTGGATGCACTCCAAGCCATTGGTGTTTCTGATCAAGCGATTGACTTAGAAATTCTTGAACCCAGTGGTAGTTTTTTACCTTTTCCCTTTCCCTCCACCGCCACAGAAGGAGGAGCGCAGCTTGTTGTTACTGTGGACAATCCCAACCGCGATCGCTTGGAGGAAATTGTCAATACCGCAACGGATGCAGCCAGCCCGATTGAAGAGATTCTGATCAGTACAGTTAACGTAGAATATGCGGTGAATAACTGTCAAGCCCTAGTCCAAGCCGCTTATCAATCAGCCGTTGAAGATGCTCAAAACCGAGCCAACAGTCTGGCGGCGGCGATGGGAACTCAACTGAGGCTAGTTCCCTCAGTCGCTGAACCCTTCTATGAGGTTTTCTTACCCGGATGTGACTCAGAGGGAAATTTACCTTTTGGCAATACTACTTCATCGGTCTACGATCCTGATAATCCTGTAGAAGTTACCGTCAACAAGGATATCTTTGTCACCTATACAGGACGATAA
- a CDS encoding 4-Cys prefix domain-containing protein, translated as MEIYCTRPHCPRRQNIFPFTALCAVIKYSRSKSPFLRGI; from the coding sequence ATAGAAATCTACTGCACTCGTCCCCATTGCCCTCGTCGCCAAAACATTTTTCCCTTTACAGCTCTTTGCGCTGTAATAAAGTACAGTAGATCAAAGTCCCCCTTTTTAAGGGGGATTTAG
- a CDS encoding serine/threonine-protein kinase, giving the protein MEIHCTRPHCPRPENFFAELDQKATLQTAQQRYCTACGIPLILGGRYIPTQLLNQGGFGTTFLARDRHTPMMRYCVVKQFQPSDQLSPSQLAKAQELFEQEAEVLEKLGNTHPQIPNLYAFFPLTVAKLSQPDTQDKYFYLVQEFIDGQDLEEELQAKGIFSEPEVIEILREMLAVLKFVHENGSIHRDIKPSNIMRHRNGRLYLLDFGAVKQVSKTAGERSSRSSTGIYSPGYAPPEQMRGGEVKPSSDLYALAVTIVVLLTGKDLKDLRDSHTNCWHWKQYIQVSNTLADVLDKLLLEAPVQRFQSAQEVIDFMDSTPLSPPTQSSQQPHSPIPPIPPIPPRSLSEIFAKAAFVGFEGGLLFIVINSLLGISGISVGVLGMVFGGLVYTQYNHRIKNKNLLIISGITFAVLLIPLLGSGWSILEVVLTGGIAAASAIAITALFRLMYLLLSRLL; this is encoded by the coding sequence ATGGAAATCCACTGCACTCGCCCCCATTGCCCTCGTCCCGAAAACTTCTTTGCTGAACTGGATCAGAAAGCCACGCTGCAAACAGCACAGCAGAGATATTGTACAGCTTGTGGAATACCACTTATTTTGGGGGGTCGTTATATTCCAACCCAGTTACTAAATCAGGGGGGTTTTGGCACAACGTTTTTGGCACGCGATCGCCACACCCCAATGATGCGCTATTGTGTCGTCAAGCAGTTTCAGCCTTCTGATCAATTAAGTCCCTCCCAACTCGCTAAAGCTCAAGAGCTATTTGAGCAAGAGGCAGAGGTTTTAGAAAAACTGGGTAATACTCATCCTCAAATTCCTAATCTCTATGCCTTTTTTCCCTTAACTGTTGCCAAGTTATCCCAACCTGATACTCAAGATAAATACTTTTACTTAGTACAGGAATTTATTGATGGACAAGATTTAGAAGAAGAACTGCAAGCCAAAGGAATATTCTCTGAACCTGAAGTTATAGAAATTCTCAGAGAAATGCTAGCAGTCCTCAAGTTTGTCCATGAGAATGGTTCAATCCATCGGGATATTAAACCCTCCAATATTATGCGTCACCGGAATGGACGGCTGTACCTGTTGGATTTTGGTGCAGTTAAGCAGGTTAGCAAAACAGCAGGGGAAAGATCGTCTAGATCCTCGACGGGCATTTATTCCCCTGGATATGCTCCACCTGAACAAATGAGAGGGGGAGAGGTTAAACCTTCCTCTGACTTGTATGCTTTAGCTGTGACAATAGTTGTCTTGTTGACAGGTAAAGATCTCAAAGATCTGCGCGATTCCCATACTAATTGTTGGCATTGGAAACAGTATATTCAAGTTAGCAATACTCTAGCAGATGTATTAGATAAGCTGCTCTTAGAAGCACCAGTTCAGCGTTTTCAATCGGCTCAAGAGGTGATAGATTTTATGGACTCAACACCATTATCACCTCCGACTCAATCCTCACAACAACCCCATTCCCCGATTCCGCCGATTCCGCCAATTCCACCTCGTTCACTATCAGAAATTTTTGCGAAAGCGGCATTTGTCGGATTTGAAGGTGGATTACTTTTCATTGTTATAAACAGTTTACTGGGTATTTCAGGTATAAGTGTGGGAGTATTGGGTATGGTTTTTGGCGGTTTAGTTTATACACAATACAATCACCGGATCAAAAACAAAAATTTGCTAATTATTAGCGGAATTACTTTTGCTGTCTTGCTCATCCCTCTACTAGGGAGCGGCTGGTCTATCCTAGAAGTAGTCCTTACTGGAGGGATTGCTGCAGCGAGTGCGATCGCCATTACTGCTCTATTTCGTTTGATGTATTTGCTGTTGTCTCGTTTGCTATGA
- a CDS encoding serine/threonine-protein kinase, which yields MEIYCTRPTCPRPQNFFADLDDKATLQTAQQKYCTACGMPLILVGRYLPTKLLGQGGFGTAFLARDRYTPTMRDCVAKQFQPSGDLSPQQLAIAQGLFEREAEVLEQLGNDHPQIPNLYAFFPLSVGNLNQSGKEDQFFYLVQEFIDGQDLEEELQTKGTFSEAEVLEVLQAMLKVLQFVHENGSIHRDIKPSNIMRHQNGRLYLLDFGAVKQQVTKGVAGTPSGKSTGIYSMGFAPPEQMSGAQVYPSTDLYALAVTLIMLLTGKEPEELYDSYNNSWNWRPYTQVSDTLADALNRMLLPTPNKRFQSAQEVMDALKPRRTPPAPPPPPPPPPTPKPQPAVQQQSVVQPQPVVQQQPAIQRQKPSFTLSETLIGAGFTGFEGALLFIALKSFLGISGISVGLVGMIVGGLIYTQYRRIIEGKDLLILAGITLVLLFIPALRLGLSIPGVILAGVLVGAGAIAITALFRLIYLLLSRFL from the coding sequence ATGGAAATTTACTGCACTCGTCCCACCTGTCCTCGCCCTCAAAACTTTTTTGCCGATCTCGATGACAAGGCGACACTGCAAACGGCACAACAGAAGTATTGTACGGCTTGTGGAATGCCCTTGATTTTAGTGGGTCGCTATCTTCCTACCAAGTTACTGGGTCAGGGCGGTTTTGGTACCGCATTTCTGGCACGCGATCGCTATACGCCAACGATGCGTGATTGTGTCGCCAAGCAGTTCCAGCCCTCTGGCGACTTAAGCCCCCAACAACTTGCCATTGCCCAAGGTTTATTTGAACGGGAAGCGGAGGTATTAGAACAACTCGGTAATGATCATCCCCAAATTCCCAATCTTTATGCCTTTTTCCCGTTGAGTGTTGGTAATTTGAACCAATCGGGTAAAGAAGACCAGTTTTTCTACTTAGTCCAGGAATTTATTGATGGACAAGACTTGGAGGAGGAACTGCAAACCAAAGGCACATTCTCGGAAGCTGAAGTCCTAGAAGTGTTACAGGCAATGCTGAAGGTACTTCAGTTTGTCCATGAGAATGGTTCAATCCATCGGGATATTAAACCCTCTAATATCATGCGTCACCAGAATGGACGCTTGTACCTGTTGGATTTTGGTGCAGTTAAACAACAAGTTACCAAAGGCGTAGCAGGAACCCCCTCTGGCAAATCTACGGGAATTTATTCGATGGGATTTGCGCCACCCGAACAGATGTCAGGGGCGCAAGTGTACCCGTCAACAGACTTGTATGCGTTGGCGGTAACGTTGATTATGTTGCTGACGGGGAAAGAACCAGAAGAGTTATATGATTCCTACAATAACTCTTGGAACTGGAGACCCTATACCCAGGTTAGTGATACGCTAGCAGACGCCTTAAACCGTATGCTTCTGCCAACCCCAAATAAACGCTTTCAATCGGCTCAAGAGGTGATGGACGCTCTGAAACCGCGTCGAACTCCCCCTGCACCGCCGCCGCCGCCTCCACCTCCCCCCACTCCCAAACCCCAACCAGCCGTTCAACAACAATCTGTGGTTCAACCGCAACCTGTGGTTCAGCAACAACCCGCGATTCAGCGACAAAAACCCAGCTTTACCCTATCAGAAACGTTAATCGGGGCAGGGTTTACAGGCTTTGAAGGAGCGTTACTGTTTATTGCGCTGAAAAGTTTTCTGGGTATCTCTGGGATTAGTGTGGGATTAGTGGGAATGATTGTCGGGGGTTTAATTTATACGCAATACCGCCGGATTATTGAAGGCAAAGACTTGCTAATTTTAGCTGGAATAACATTGGTATTACTGTTCATACCAGCATTACGGCTTGGGTTATCCATTCCTGGCGTCATCTTGGCTGGAGTGTTGGTTGGCGCAGGTGCGATCGCCATCACTGCTCTATTTCGCTTGATTTACTTATTATTGTCTCGTTTCCTGTAA
- a CDS encoding DUF3370 domain-containing protein gives MLSLFANFSLAQVVIPVPPTTPTPPPAQELVVQPQQIRPLPGQLDQIPVFNSNSPEVIQTEGILLSTFPPYGKASPGAHLNFPLSGRFDVFAHHIARSNTPEEWRPMYQGVLVHNAGSQPVTLDILQAVSYVTNPDAPFINLPPYMDNPFGLVYSGPGSRVATDILRGVHQSSFPSQIVIPPRQSEMVLNLPIALGNSRSTLMRLRTNRPVYMASLAMYAPLNSDRKVDGKPLGTPGLPYRPPTLDEWRYLLFKGNLAGPRDRIPTPPNQTNGKIVYGRVAGVAVGSQWRTEVVNRPGASDLTIPQPGQAFSYPLSTVPFITLGTDQVQSAPLKVRYPDTAYRAHGNYGVQYHLTLPLVNRTDASQTVTLAIQTPLKPDEEEETDNLHFLNPPDSQVFFRGTVQLRYTDDRGLARTRSVHLVQHRGQAGEPLLTLKMPPGDRRLVEVDFIYPADATPPQVLTIRTLRSP, from the coding sequence ATGCTGTCTCTATTCGCCAATTTCTCGCTGGCTCAAGTTGTTATCCCTGTCCCCCCGACAACCCCAACTCCTCCTCCCGCCCAGGAATTGGTGGTGCAACCCCAGCAAATACGACCCTTACCGGGACAACTGGATCAAATACCTGTCTTTAATAGCAATAGTCCCGAAGTGATCCAAACCGAGGGGATTCTACTGTCAACCTTCCCCCCTTACGGAAAAGCGAGTCCCGGCGCTCATTTAAATTTTCCGCTTTCTGGACGCTTTGATGTATTTGCTCATCATATCGCCCGTTCCAATACGCCAGAGGAATGGCGACCCATGTACCAAGGGGTTCTGGTTCACAATGCAGGGAGTCAACCTGTAACCTTAGATATTTTGCAAGCGGTGAGTTATGTAACCAATCCGGATGCTCCGTTTATCAACTTACCGCCCTATATGGACAATCCCTTTGGTTTGGTCTACTCTGGTCCTGGTTCACGGGTAGCGACTGATATCCTGCGTGGTGTGCATCAATCCTCGTTTCCTTCTCAAATTGTGATTCCGCCGCGACAGAGCGAAATGGTATTGAATTTACCGATTGCTTTGGGCAATTCCCGGTCTACGTTGATGCGTCTGCGAACCAATCGACCTGTTTATATGGCAAGTTTAGCCATGTATGCACCCCTGAACTCCGATCGCAAAGTGGATGGAAAACCTTTAGGGACACCTGGGCTTCCCTATCGTCCACCGACTCTTGACGAATGGCGGTATTTATTATTTAAAGGCAATTTAGCCGGACCACGCGATCGCATTCCAACACCACCTAACCAGACGAACGGTAAAATTGTCTATGGTCGGGTTGCAGGTGTGGCGGTTGGTTCTCAATGGCGTACTGAGGTTGTCAATCGTCCAGGTGCGTCGGATCTGACGATTCCTCAACCGGGTCAAGCGTTTTCCTATCCCCTCAGTACGGTTCCGTTTATCACCTTAGGGACTGATCAGGTGCAAAGTGCGCCTCTAAAAGTCCGTTATCCGGATACTGCTTATCGCGCCCATGGCAATTATGGAGTGCAGTATCACCTTACTTTGCCTTTGGTTAACCGGACAGATGCTTCCCAAACCGTAACTTTAGCGATTCAAACCCCACTTAAACCCGACGAAGAAGAAGAAACCGACAACCTGCACTTTTTGAATCCTCCCGATTCCCAGGTCTTCTTTCGGGGTACGGTACAACTACGTTATACCGATGATCGGGGATTAGCCCGTACCCGTTCGGTTCATCTGGTACAACATCGGGGTCAAGCTGGAGAACCGTTGCTGACGCTGAAAATGCCTCCAGGCGATCGCCGTTTGGTTGAGGTGGATTTTATCTATCCGGCGGATGCAACACCACCCCAAGTTTTAACCATTCGGACGTTGCGATCGCCTTAA
- a CDS encoding energy-coupling factor transporter transmembrane component T family protein has protein sequence MDLLRSLPLGLYLEQPVTWLHYLDSRVKLIWLMSFLAVPLLANPYCRLAVVVVLILFTLSARIPLRVWRQQMGWLLMLAVFVFILTAIAPDGLAVDHQSRLPQADILMVESAETSAQESPQPRPWYNPFGIGRESVPEASESETVILTNLPQPTDYRYILLEAGPVTITRRSLDLAVRVSTVIFTLIYSTNLYLLTTAPEEITAGLESLMLPLRRLNIPVTEIALTLTLSLRFIPLVLEEVQNLVRSIRTRAINWKKLGVRRSAQVWIMVTERLLENLLMRADQIAKAMTVRGFTSPNQHRVQWHQLRLHWGDWIAIATLAPFWVARLIWGGMG, from the coding sequence ATGGACTTACTGCGATCGCTCCCGTTAGGGCTATACCTGGAACAACCTGTAACTTGGCTCCATTACCTGGATTCTCGGGTAAAACTTATCTGGTTAATGAGCTTTTTGGCAGTACCTTTATTAGCCAATCCCTATTGCCGTTTGGCAGTTGTTGTGGTATTGATTTTGTTCACCCTGTCAGCCCGTATTCCGTTACGGGTTTGGCGTCAGCAAATGGGTTGGTTGCTGATGCTAGCGGTATTTGTCTTTATTCTCACCGCGATCGCACCCGATGGATTGGCGGTTGATCATCAGTCTCGGCTTCCGCAGGCGGACATTCTCATGGTTGAGTCTGCTGAAACCTCAGCACAGGAATCGCCTCAACCGAGACCCTGGTATAATCCCTTTGGCATCGGACGTGAATCAGTTCCAGAGGCTTCTGAGAGTGAAACCGTTATCCTGACCAATTTACCCCAACCGACGGACTACAGATATATTCTCCTGGAAGCGGGTCCAGTAACAATTACCCGTCGCTCATTGGATCTAGCGGTTCGAGTCAGTACCGTAATTTTTACACTAATTTATAGTACCAATCTTTACTTGCTCACCACCGCCCCAGAAGAAATTACCGCCGGGTTAGAAAGTCTAATGCTTCCCTTACGGCGTCTGAATATTCCAGTGACAGAAATTGCTCTGACATTAACCTTATCCTTGCGTTTTATTCCCTTAGTTTTGGAGGAAGTGCAAAATTTAGTCCGTTCGATTCGGACTCGTGCGATTAACTGGAAAAAGCTAGGGGTTCGCCGCAGCGCTCAAGTTTGGATTATGGTGACTGAACGGTTATTAGAAAACCTACTCATGCGAGCCGATCAAATTGCCAAAGCCATGACAGTGCGTGGTTTTACCAGTCCCAACCAGCATCGAGTCCAATGGCATCAACTGCGTTTACACTGGGGAGACTGGATCGCGATCGCGACTTTAGCTCCGTTTTGGGTAGCGCGGCTGATTTGGGGAGGAATGGGGTGA